The following proteins are co-located in the Brevibacillus laterosporus DSM 25 genome:
- a CDS encoding nicotinate phosphoribosyltransferase: MNYENLTLHTDKYQINMMYAHWKNGTHNQIRVFEAYFRKLPFGNGFAVFAGLQRVIEYIDNLHFTKQELEYLAEQEENYEPAFLEELAKLRFTGQLRCMAEGTIIFPNEPLLQVEARVFEAQLIETAILNFINYQILIATKAARIRLIAPNETLLEFGTRRAQEADAAVWGARAAYLAGFDATSNMRAGMLFKIPTKGTHAHSWVQDHATEEEAFEKFAKALPENVVLLVDTYDTLKSGVPNAIKVGEKLRKEGKRLKGIRLDSGDIAYLSRKARKMLDDAGFPEVAIIASNDLDENVIFNLKMQGAQVDTWGVGTKLITAEDNPALGGVYKVVAKKEEDHYIPTIKISGNPEKITTPGNKRVYRVINKDTGKAEGDYIAMAEEQVHGLPRIMLFDPVHVYLHKFVENYEAIELLQTIYTDGVLMYQSPSLEETKEYHKQQYQLFWDEYLRKLNPERYPVDLSQLVWDTKMNLISQHKQK, translated from the coding sequence GTGAACTATGAGAATTTGACGTTACATACGGACAAATATCAGATCAACATGATGTATGCTCATTGGAAAAATGGTACGCACAATCAAATTCGTGTCTTTGAGGCTTATTTCCGGAAGCTACCTTTTGGGAATGGCTTTGCTGTGTTTGCCGGATTACAACGGGTTATTGAATATATAGACAATCTACACTTTACGAAACAAGAGCTGGAGTATCTGGCTGAGCAGGAAGAAAATTATGAACCGGCTTTCTTAGAAGAACTAGCAAAATTACGTTTTACAGGTCAACTTCGTTGTATGGCAGAGGGTACTATCATTTTTCCAAATGAGCCATTGCTACAGGTAGAAGCTCGTGTTTTTGAAGCACAATTAATTGAAACCGCAATCCTAAACTTTATTAACTACCAGATATTAATCGCGACAAAAGCGGCACGTATTCGTTTAATTGCTCCAAACGAGACTTTGTTAGAGTTTGGTACCAGACGAGCACAAGAAGCAGATGCAGCCGTCTGGGGAGCACGCGCAGCTTATTTGGCGGGTTTTGATGCCACGTCTAACATGCGGGCTGGTATGCTGTTTAAAATCCCTACAAAGGGTACACACGCTCATTCTTGGGTGCAGGATCATGCTACAGAGGAGGAAGCGTTTGAGAAATTTGCAAAGGCACTTCCTGAAAATGTGGTTTTGCTTGTTGATACATACGATACATTAAAAAGCGGGGTACCTAACGCCATCAAGGTGGGAGAAAAGCTACGCAAAGAAGGTAAACGCTTGAAAGGCATTCGGTTAGATAGTGGGGATATAGCTTATTTATCGAGAAAAGCTCGCAAGATGTTAGACGATGCCGGATTTCCAGAAGTAGCGATTATAGCATCCAATGATTTAGATGAGAATGTTATTTTTAACCTAAAAATGCAAGGAGCTCAAGTAGATACCTGGGGTGTCGGAACCAAGCTAATTACGGCGGAGGATAATCCGGCATTAGGTGGAGTTTATAAGGTGGTAGCCAAGAAAGAGGAAGATCACTACATTCCTACGATTAAAATCTCGGGAAATCCAGAAAAAATTACAACACCAGGAAATAAGCGTGTATATCGAGTAATTAACAAGGATACGGGCAAGGCAGAAGGGGATTATATCGCAATGGCAGAAGAACAGGTTCATGGTCTGCCACGAATTATGCTATTTGATCCCGTTCATGTTTATCTCCATAAATTCGTGGAGAACTACGAGGCAATCGAGCTGTTACAAACGATCTATACAGATGGAGTCTTGATGTATCAGTCGCCTTCTTTGGAAGAAACGAAAGAATATCATAAACAACAATATCAACTGTTCTGGGATGAGTATCTACGTAAATTAAATCCAGAGAGATACCCAGTTGATTTAAGTCAATTAGTATGGGATACCAAAATGAATCTTATATCGCAGCATAAACAAAAATAG
- a CDS encoding ATP-binding protein, producing MQTELATFSFLMNQVKDIIYLIKVTADHQFVVLQVNEAFLEATGYKYEEIVGKKVQAFLKEELVLFSVDKCQEAVQQQSTVEYEESLNAPFGTSTYEIALHPIQQVNSTQFVIGIVRNITERRLIEEKLCKSEKLWVVGQLSAAIAHELRNPLTSLKGFLKLMEKQMENRDEGIKKYLQIMGGEFERIEQIVDGFMQLSLPEPIQRDFLYLPSLVEEAIELFYEENQSLILDIQIDFHFYGEIPMVSCDRDLMKRVLLHLFMNAAESMPDGGDIFLTVYVNELEVCIAVVDEGIGIEEERLQRLGEPFYSTKEKGTGLGLTMCYQVVKQHQGRIMIHSQEKEGTIVTIALPINPL from the coding sequence ATGCAGACTGAGTTAGCCACGTTTTCATTTCTGATGAACCAAGTAAAAGACATTATCTACTTGATAAAAGTAACAGCAGATCATCAATTTGTTGTGTTGCAGGTAAATGAAGCATTTTTAGAAGCTACTGGATATAAATATGAGGAAATTGTTGGGAAAAAAGTACAAGCATTCCTCAAAGAAGAATTAGTGCTCTTTTCTGTGGATAAATGCCAAGAAGCCGTACAACAGCAATCTACAGTCGAATATGAAGAAAGCCTGAACGCTCCGTTTGGTACATCTACGTACGAAATTGCCTTACATCCCATCCAGCAAGTAAACTCAACTCAGTTTGTAATAGGGATTGTACGCAACATTACAGAACGTAGATTAATAGAAGAAAAATTGTGTAAATCTGAGAAGCTATGGGTAGTAGGCCAGCTTTCAGCTGCCATTGCTCATGAATTACGTAATCCCTTAACCTCTTTAAAGGGTTTTCTTAAATTAATGGAGAAGCAAATGGAAAACAGGGATGAGGGGATAAAGAAGTATTTACAGATCATGGGGGGAGAATTCGAGCGAATCGAACAGATTGTTGATGGATTTATGCAGCTGTCTTTACCAGAACCTATACAACGTGACTTTCTATACCTCCCAAGCCTTGTAGAGGAAGCGATTGAGCTGTTCTATGAAGAAAATCAATCACTAATCCTAGATATCCAGATTGATTTTCATTTCTATGGAGAAATACCCATGGTTAGCTGTGATCGCGATTTAATGAAGCGAGTTTTACTCCACCTTTTCATGAATGCAGCCGAGTCAATGCCTGATGGGGGAGATATTTTTTTGACGGTGTATGTAAATGAGTTAGAGGTATGTATAGCAGTAGTGGATGAAGGTATCGGCATTGAAGAAGAACGCTTACAGCGATTGGGAGAACCCTTTTATTCGACGAAAGAAAAAGGAACAGGATTGGGACTTACTATGTGTTATCAAGTTGTGAAACAACACCAGGGGAGAATTATGATTCATAGTCAGGAAAAGGAAGGAACGATTGTTACCATTGCCCTTCCCATAAATCCTTTATAA
- a CDS encoding BMP family ABC transporter substrate-binding protein gives MTEQSKGFVYIIGALVIWLLLLLTFQFLLNMKQIQEFTRKNVAEHQIALILEGPTFDQAWNSAALQTMYKLQDKYHFDLEIVQEVDRHKIKAVASNLADSGYDLIMGHGIVFSEPFTEVAAIYPNTRFVTLNGTAHYPNQTVIQFDMEPAGYIIGKLATLMSKTKTVGFIVADMPNDKPLAKGLERGVKETDPSARALIKFIPDYNDTKAAVKAARNLMIKHKADVIYSAGDSINLQVINEVQKRNVLAIGYISDQRFLAPNHVISSLVQDVEQIYTTLIEQYLQKKLQSGTVLYGLNENVNCLGPYGKMVPVSVQMEMNHTIEKLKRANAH, from the coding sequence GTGACCGAACAATCCAAGGGTTTCGTCTACATTATTGGAGCTTTGGTAATCTGGTTACTTTTGCTCCTAACCTTTCAGTTTCTTTTAAATATGAAACAAATTCAAGAGTTCACACGAAAAAATGTAGCCGAGCACCAAATTGCTTTAATTTTAGAAGGTCCTACTTTCGATCAAGCATGGAATAGTGCAGCATTACAGACTATGTATAAACTACAAGACAAGTACCATTTTGACCTAGAGATCGTGCAAGAAGTGGATCGACATAAAATTAAGGCAGTCGCGTCCAACCTAGCAGATTCAGGTTATGATTTAATTATGGGTCACGGAATTGTTTTCTCAGAACCATTTACAGAAGTAGCTGCAATTTATCCGAACACACGTTTTGTCACTCTCAATGGAACTGCCCATTATCCAAATCAAACAGTCATTCAATTTGATATGGAACCAGCGGGATATATTATTGGTAAGCTGGCTACACTGATGTCCAAAACAAAAACAGTGGGCTTTATCGTTGCAGATATGCCCAATGATAAGCCACTTGCTAAGGGATTAGAACGTGGAGTTAAAGAAACAGATCCTTCCGCAAGAGCTTTGATCAAGTTTATACCCGATTACAATGATACGAAGGCTGCAGTCAAAGCAGCTCGTAACTTAATGATTAAGCATAAAGCTGATGTGATTTACTCTGCCGGAGATAGTATTAATTTACAAGTAATAAATGAGGTGCAAAAGCGAAATGTCCTAGCTATCGGATATATTAGTGACCAGCGTTTCTTAGCTCCGAACCATGTAATTTCTAGCCTCGTGCAAGACGTAGAACAAATTTATACAACCTTAATTGAACAATATCTTCAAAAAAAGCTTCAAAGTGGTACTGTGTTGTATGGGCTTAATGAAAACGTTAATTGTTTAGGTCCTTATGGAAAGATGGTTCCTGTCTCCGTCCAAATGGAAATGAATCATACCATAGAAAAATTAAAACGAGCCAATGCCCATTGA
- a CDS encoding DUF2203 domain-containing protein → MSKKYFSLDEANEYIPFLEKELLFLRDQKREISEKYHRLQIVKSHVDHIGINDFADHEAFELECQLEFLHMEYTMHAEAIEKHGMKVKEVELGLVDFPAILDGVEVYLCWKLGEGSVSHYHGVEEGFLGRRKIS, encoded by the coding sequence ATGAGTAAAAAATACTTTAGTCTAGATGAAGCGAATGAATATATCCCGTTTCTAGAAAAAGAGCTCCTTTTTTTACGAGATCAAAAGCGCGAAATTTCTGAGAAATACCACCGTTTACAAATTGTTAAAAGCCATGTTGACCATATTGGGATTAATGACTTCGCCGATCATGAGGCTTTTGAATTAGAATGTCAGTTGGAATTTTTGCATATGGAGTATACCATGCATGCTGAAGCGATTGAAAAGCATGGTATGAAGGTTAAAGAAGTAGAGCTTGGGTTGGTGGATTTTCCAGCTATTCTAGATGGAGTAGAGGTATATCTCTGTTGGAAGTTAGGAGAGGGGAGTGTTAGCCACTATCATGGAGTGGAAGAAGGATTTCTCGGTAGAAGAAAAATTTCGTAG
- a CDS encoding M3 family oligoendopeptidase codes for MLQFKNFPYERIDMSQLKYEFTEQLNNFTEMSTYEQEEAAITAILALQRKFLTAWSIASNRFCMNTEDDFYKKEQEFYDEQVPYFDEWKNQYYRAILHSPHREKHEQKWGKVYFALVEKQMSTFSPDVLYDLQEENKYCSEYVKLIASAKVEFEGKELSLPELGPYQRSTDRDIRKKAIETKYQYLKDHEAELDQIFDKLVQIRTTIAHKLGFPSFVELGYARMQRIDYDQEMVSVFREQVKKQIVPAVNRLKERQRQHIGVSTLTYYDDPLLFPSGNPVPKGDPEWILENGRRMYKELSSETNEFFQMMVDRGLLDVYSRKGKAAGGYCDYFQDQQVPFIFANFNGTSHDVVVLTHEVGHAFQAYSSRHISMPECIFPTSESAEIHSMSMEFLTWPWMPLFFKEDAEKFKYEHVHDSLSSILYICMVDEYQHYVYENHTASVEDRKQAWRQLEREYRPYYNFEENDYLDRGNYWHQQRHIFKFPFYYIDYGLAQICAFQFWQLANKDREQAWKNYLRICEVGGSKSFTEIVELAGLHSPFKAGCFDSVVQDIVDWLEQANYENM; via the coding sequence ATGTTACAATTTAAGAACTTTCCATATGAACGAATTGATATGTCACAATTAAAATATGAATTTACTGAACAGTTGAATAATTTTACAGAAATGAGTACTTATGAACAAGAAGAGGCAGCCATAACCGCCATACTCGCCTTACAGCGTAAATTCCTTACCGCTTGGAGCATTGCTAGCAATCGTTTTTGTATGAACACGGAAGATGATTTTTATAAGAAAGAACAAGAATTTTACGATGAGCAGGTTCCGTACTTTGATGAGTGGAAGAACCAATATTATCGTGCCATCTTACATTCTCCCCACAGAGAGAAGCATGAGCAAAAGTGGGGTAAGGTTTATTTTGCATTGGTAGAAAAGCAAATGAGTACCTTCTCTCCAGATGTTCTTTATGATCTGCAAGAGGAGAATAAATATTGTAGTGAATATGTAAAATTGATAGCAAGTGCGAAGGTTGAATTTGAGGGTAAGGAGCTATCCTTACCAGAGCTGGGACCTTATCAGCGATCAACTGATCGGGATATCCGTAAAAAAGCTATTGAAACAAAATATCAATACTTAAAAGATCATGAAGCAGAACTAGATCAAATTTTTGACAAGCTTGTTCAAATCAGAACGACCATTGCTCATAAACTAGGCTTTCCTTCGTTTGTGGAGCTAGGCTATGCTCGTATGCAGCGAATTGACTATGATCAAGAGATGGTTAGCGTATTCCGTGAACAAGTGAAAAAGCAGATTGTACCGGCTGTGAATCGCCTTAAAGAACGCCAACGACAACATATTGGAGTCTCGACTTTAACTTATTATGATGATCCTTTGTTGTTTCCTTCTGGGAATCCAGTACCAAAGGGGGACCCAGAGTGGATTTTAGAAAACGGGAGAAGAATGTATAAGGAGCTATCATCTGAGACGAACGAGTTTTTCCAAATGATGGTAGATAGAGGCTTGCTTGACGTGTATAGTAGAAAAGGCAAGGCAGCAGGTGGCTACTGTGATTATTTTCAGGATCAACAAGTTCCATTTATTTTTGCCAACTTTAATGGAACCTCACACGATGTTGTTGTACTAACACATGAGGTAGGCCATGCCTTCCAAGCTTATTCAAGTAGACACATTTCAATGCCTGAATGCATCTTCCCAACTAGTGAATCAGCTGAGATTCACTCCATGAGTATGGAATTTTTAACATGGCCATGGATGCCTCTCTTTTTTAAAGAAGACGCTGAGAAATTTAAATATGAGCATGTACATGATAGCCTTTCCTCTATTCTATATATTTGCATGGTGGATGAATACCAGCATTATGTATACGAAAACCACACGGCGAGCGTGGAGGATCGTAAACAGGCTTGGCGGCAGCTAGAACGGGAGTACCGTCCTTATTATAACTTTGAAGAGAATGATTATTTGGATCGAGGAAACTACTGGCACCAGCAGCGTCATATCTTCAAGTTTCCATTCTATTATATTGATTATGGTCTTGCCCAGATCTGTGCCTTCCAGTTTTGGCAATTAGCTAATAAAGATCGAGAACAAGCATGGAAAAACTACTTGCGTATTTGTGAGGTAGGAGGTAGCAAAAGCTTTACGGAGATCGTGGAGCTAGCAGGGCTACATTCACCATTTAAGGCAGGCTGTTTTGATTCAGTAGTTCAGGACATAGTAGACTGGTTAGAACAAGCCAATTATGAAAATATGTAA
- a CDS encoding cysteine hydrolase family protein, with amino-acid sequence MNRALLIIDYTVDFVADEGALTCGAPGQAIENRILSLIEEFLQNGDEIIMAVDLHEENDPDHPETKLYPPHNIRGTHGRDLYGGVQTIYEQNKERMIWMDKTRYSSFTGTDLDIRLRAKGITEVHLTGVCTDICVLHTAVDAYNRGFQVVIHEDAVQSFSSTGHEWALQHFKNAMGATVVSK; translated from the coding sequence ATGAACCGTGCACTACTTATTATTGATTATACAGTTGACTTTGTCGCGGATGAGGGAGCACTAACATGCGGAGCACCTGGACAAGCTATTGAGAATCGCATTCTTTCGTTAATCGAAGAGTTTCTGCAAAACGGGGATGAGATTATCATGGCCGTTGATCTTCATGAGGAGAATGATCCTGACCATCCTGAGACAAAACTATATCCTCCTCATAACATTCGTGGGACACATGGCCGCGATCTTTATGGGGGTGTTCAAACGATTTATGAACAAAATAAAGAACGTATGATATGGATGGATAAAACAAGATACAGTTCTTTTACAGGAACCGATTTGGATATTCGTCTGCGGGCAAAAGGTATCACGGAAGTGCATTTGACTGGTGTATGCACGGATATTTGTGTACTCCATACAGCAGTTGATGCGTATAATCGTGGATTTCAAGTGGTCATTCATGAGGATGCCGTACAAAGCTTTTCGTCTACAGGGCATGAATGGGCCTTGCAACACTTCAAGAATGCGATGGGCGCTACCGTCGTGTCAAAATAA
- a CDS encoding ATP-binding protein, translating into MSPFRNMGFQMKMMLSYFVMMLLIGSVAILNSYQITKVTSEESHLTQKVVPQTNALLELKNQLYTKMFALQMYVSTREPNYLEKYYTVFELRDTFTMLKRNEENKEFFQIIDLIHELDLIFLNKVDPLLKANNVDAVTFVLTTEVDPKIAYLEKFVSLSLRTIETKTSEEVLNSSKRLKFSLIITYTISVASILFGLFCTLYFRKELMRPIRSLLRQVREVSHGTFGQQITYSVRDEFYELAQECNKMSRNISILFQQGERQNQILAQEKHVREQILDSLPVGIITRHFVTGEVYINRKALELVQLDEESYPRTVTPQVWVSKDDPSINCDSVWFENKKMELLHKNNSPFLGLVSYVPLRDSDQGNMGWMVVLSDISEQEQVQQYINQSEKLALVGQLAAGAAHEIRNPLTVIYGFIQLLQQKLTKEERKKYHLALVLQEIERVNKIVTEMLLLSKPSTPINREIPALELLNSIFTLTKGEALLHGIEMKFICPPTISLYVDQEQMKQVLLNLMKNSMEAMPQGGQLKVVCTETTSGVRIRIIDTGNGIPDEYLSRVMDPFFSVKEGGTGLGLPITMRLVSNHGGEMQIESKLGKGTTITIDLPHQSKKNEGSDHNE; encoded by the coding sequence ATGTCCCCTTTTCGCAACATGGGATTTCAGATGAAAATGATGTTAAGTTACTTTGTGATGATGCTTCTCATTGGCTCCGTTGCAATTCTTAATAGTTATCAGATCACCAAGGTAACCTCTGAGGAATCTCATTTAACGCAAAAGGTTGTTCCGCAAACCAATGCTTTATTAGAACTAAAAAATCAATTGTATACCAAGATGTTTGCCTTACAAATGTATGTATCAACTCGTGAACCGAACTATCTGGAAAAATACTATACGGTATTTGAGCTACGAGATACGTTTACAATGTTAAAACGAAATGAGGAAAACAAGGAATTTTTCCAAATCATCGACCTCATTCATGAATTAGATCTTATTTTTCTAAATAAAGTAGATCCATTACTCAAGGCTAACAATGTAGATGCTGTTACCTTCGTTTTGACCACAGAGGTAGACCCCAAAATTGCTTATTTAGAGAAATTCGTCAGTTTATCCTTACGAACAATTGAAACGAAAACATCAGAAGAAGTGCTAAACAGTAGCAAGCGATTAAAATTTTCACTGATTATTACATATACCATTTCGGTAGCCTCTATCTTGTTCGGCTTATTTTGTACACTCTACTTCCGAAAAGAACTAATGCGTCCTATCCGGTCGCTCCTGAGACAAGTGCGAGAGGTTTCGCATGGGACTTTTGGTCAACAAATTACGTACAGTGTACGCGATGAATTTTATGAACTAGCACAAGAATGTAATAAGATGTCGCGTAACATTTCCATTCTCTTTCAACAAGGGGAACGTCAAAATCAAATTTTAGCCCAAGAAAAGCATGTTCGAGAACAGATTCTTGATTCCTTACCTGTAGGGATTATTACCCGCCATTTTGTTACTGGTGAAGTTTATATTAATCGCAAAGCCTTAGAATTAGTGCAACTAGATGAAGAATCATATCCACGCACAGTGACTCCACAAGTCTGGGTATCAAAAGATGATCCTAGCATTAATTGTGATTCGGTTTGGTTTGAGAATAAAAAAATGGAGCTATTACATAAGAATAACTCACCTTTCCTTGGTTTAGTTTCCTATGTACCCCTGCGTGATAGCGATCAAGGAAATATGGGATGGATGGTTGTTTTATCCGATATTTCCGAACAAGAACAGGTACAACAATATATTAATCAATCAGAAAAACTGGCTTTAGTCGGACAATTAGCTGCTGGAGCCGCTCATGAAATTCGTAACCCTCTGACAGTAATCTACGGATTTATTCAGCTATTACAACAAAAGCTCACAAAGGAAGAACGTAAAAAATACCACTTGGCACTTGTCCTACAAGAAATTGAGCGTGTGAACAAAATCGTTACAGAAATGTTGCTCTTGTCAAAACCCTCAACGCCTATAAATCGTGAAATTCCTGCCTTAGAGCTATTGAACTCCATCTTTACCTTAACTAAGGGAGAAGCTCTTCTGCATGGAATTGAGATGAAATTTATTTGTCCTCCAACCATTTCTCTTTATGTTGATCAGGAGCAAATGAAGCAAGTTTTGTTAAATTTAATGAAAAATAGCATGGAGGCAATGCCTCAAGGGGGCCAACTAAAAGTTGTTTGTACCGAAACAACATCAGGTGTACGTATTCGCATTATTGATACCGGAAACGGTATCCCTGATGAGTATCTATCACGTGTGATGGATCCTTTCTTCTCTGTAAAAGAAGGAGGAACCGGTTTAGGTTTGCCTATTACAATGCGTCTTGTTAGCAATCATGGTGGAGAAATGCAGATAGAGAGCAAATTAGGCAAAGGTACTACCATTACGATTGACCTTCCCCACCAATCAAAAAAGAATGAAGGATCAGACCATAATGAGTAG
- a CDS encoding phosphotransferase, whose amino-acid sequence MNKHLAEKVKEQYGLTIRSSKNLSRISSVHVSKIITDQGIYLLKGKQEQKNRMRYIRAAQEHLHEKNILIPREYPTVSGQPYFTFENKQYILQEWITGKSPTASSMENILRLGSLIGRFHKRSLGFSPPTGCRAMGALDWENEYQADKRRIDEWYKKHLRSESPKIKWIVRYCKRFGSRAEWAYKKLLAYPFYHQWKSYPDDQHYLCHGDYHPRNTMFHKNTPYLIDWEDIRHDFVSKDISRMHFMIMRKHKTFNASRFKSFLQAYQQENPLQSHELGLLYIDLAFPHMFERFLRKGLYKKMNTKEVATFVKNEWKKTLYMCRKAKLYC is encoded by the coding sequence ATGAACAAGCATCTTGCAGAAAAAGTGAAAGAACAATATGGATTGACAATACGCTCGAGTAAAAATTTAAGTAGAATCTCATCTGTACATGTAAGTAAAATCATAACCGATCAAGGCATTTATCTCCTCAAAGGAAAGCAAGAGCAGAAGAATCGTATGCGCTACATCCGGGCTGCTCAAGAGCATCTGCATGAAAAAAACATTTTGATCCCACGTGAATACCCAACAGTAAGCGGACAACCATACTTTACATTCGAAAACAAACAATACATTTTACAGGAATGGATTACAGGAAAAAGTCCCACTGCTTCATCCATGGAAAACATTTTAAGGCTGGGCTCACTCATCGGTCGGTTTCATAAACGCTCTTTAGGATTTTCTCCCCCAACTGGCTGTAGAGCCATGGGAGCCTTAGACTGGGAAAATGAATATCAAGCGGATAAAAGACGTATTGATGAGTGGTATAAGAAGCATCTTCGCTCTGAATCTCCTAAAATCAAATGGATTGTACGTTACTGCAAACGTTTTGGATCACGTGCAGAATGGGCCTATAAAAAGTTACTTGCTTATCCATTTTACCACCAATGGAAATCGTATCCAGATGATCAGCATTATTTATGTCATGGGGATTACCATCCTCGAAACACCATGTTTCACAAAAACACTCCTTATCTCATCGATTGGGAAGACATCCGACACGATTTTGTTTCCAAGGACATTTCTCGAATGCACTTTATGATCATGCGTAAACATAAAACGTTTAACGCATCACGCTTCAAATCTTTTTTACAGGCATATCAACAGGAAAATCCGCTACAGTCACACGAGCTAGGGCTTCTTTATATTGACCTTGCATTCCCCCACATGTTCGAACGTTTTCTACGTAAAGGCTTGTATAAAAAAATGAACACAAAAGAAGTCGCTACATTTGTGAAGAATGAGTGGAAAAAAACACTTTACATGTGCCGAAAAGCCAAGCTCTATTGCTGA
- a CDS encoding SprT-like domain-containing protein, whose product MNSNQKPTALMLKYLYAHLFVVDPKRELILEKLSYQDVYELIQQIKQFTKEKQQSLSHSTSFQERSVWRIDTSSSMELYQIGNQLSLQYFGRPCKIPIEWDKSVKDAAGRFIFERTHQKPIKIVQSLWQYNQFGAQHVIATLKHELVHYHLCLQKKPFADGTPEFVAECRRIGAPLFAVKMLEGYQTYCSECGTKADILKKARKKDKSPCCKATLVCKEYVIRLPDGRLVQVEV is encoded by the coding sequence ATGAATAGTAACCAAAAACCAACCGCCCTCATGTTAAAATATTTATACGCCCATCTTTTTGTTGTTGACCCAAAACGTGAGCTGATATTGGAGAAACTCTCCTATCAGGACGTTTATGAATTGATTCAGCAAATAAAACAGTTTACAAAAGAAAAACAACAATCTTTATCACATTCTACCAGCTTTCAAGAGCGTTCCGTTTGGAGAATTGACACCTCTTCCTCAATGGAATTGTATCAAATTGGTAATCAATTAAGCCTTCAATATTTTGGCCGACCTTGTAAAATCCCTATCGAATGGGATAAATCGGTAAAGGATGCCGCAGGAAGGTTTATATTTGAGCGAACACATCAAAAGCCTATTAAAATTGTACAAAGTCTGTGGCAATACAACCAATTTGGTGCCCAGCATGTCATAGCCACTCTCAAACATGAGCTTGTTCATTACCACCTGTGCTTGCAAAAAAAGCCCTTTGCAGATGGTACACCAGAGTTCGTAGCCGAATGTAGGCGTATAGGAGCTCCATTGTTTGCGGTTAAAATGTTGGAAGGATATCAGACATACTGTTCCGAGTGCGGCACAAAGGCAGATATTTTAAAAAAAGCGCGTAAAAAGGATAAAAGCCCTTGTTGTAAAGCAACACTTGTATGTAAAGAGTATGTTATCCGTTTGCCTGATGGGCGTCTTGTACAAGTAGAAGTGTAA